A stretch of the Azorhizobium caulinodans ORS 571 genome encodes the following:
- a CDS encoding AEC family transporter: MLSIISALIPTFLVIVLGVVLRRVLLKKPDHWVALEQLTYFVLFPALLIVSAVKADLSGVSVLAVVGAMFGAILIMSAVLLVLRRPIVDATGIDGPAFTSLFQGVTRWNTYVALAVCGGLYGAAGVTVAAVALVAMIPAVNVICVIVLARYVGAHAPTPRFILGQLLRNPFIWSCLAGALLNGFAVPVPKVVVEFGDILGRASLALGLLVVGGGLALDRLNRLKPVVILAVVLKLFAKPAVAILLGLAVGLSGTELAVLAIVCAVPSAPNGYVLARQMGGDAPLLAEMLTFQIIVAAASLPLVLSALKMVVP, encoded by the coding sequence ATGCTCAGCATCATCTCCGCCCTTATCCCGACCTTCCTCGTCATCGTGCTCGGCGTCGTCCTGCGGCGTGTCCTGCTCAAGAAGCCCGATCACTGGGTGGCGCTGGAACAGCTCACCTATTTCGTCCTCTTCCCGGCGCTGCTGATCGTCTCGGCCGTGAAGGCGGACCTCTCGGGCGTGAGCGTGCTCGCCGTGGTGGGGGCCATGTTCGGCGCCATCCTCATCATGTCGGCGGTGCTGCTCGTGCTGCGCCGGCCCATCGTGGACGCTACCGGCATCGACGGCCCGGCCTTCACCTCGCTGTTCCAGGGCGTCACCCGCTGGAACACCTACGTGGCGCTCGCGGTCTGCGGCGGGCTCTACGGTGCGGCGGGCGTGACGGTGGCGGCGGTGGCGCTGGTGGCGATGATTCCCGCCGTGAACGTCATCTGCGTCATCGTGCTGGCCCGCTACGTGGGGGCCCATGCGCCGACGCCGCGCTTCATCCTCGGCCAGCTCCTGCGCAACCCCTTCATCTGGTCGTGCCTTGCCGGCGCGCTGCTGAACGGTTTTGCGGTGCCGGTGCCCAAGGTGGTGGTGGAGTTCGGCGACATTCTCGGCCGCGCCTCGCTGGCCCTCGGCCTGCTGGTGGTGGGCGGAGGGCTCGCGCTCGACCGGCTCAATCGCCTGAAGCCGGTGGTGATTCTCGCGGTGGTACTGAAGCTGTTCGCCAAACCCGCGGTCGCCATCCTGCTCGGCCTGGCCGTCGGCCTCAGCGGCACGGAACTGGCTGTGCTGGCCATCGTCTGCGCCGTGCCGTCCGCACCGAACGGCTATGTGCTGGCGCGGCAGATGGGGGGCGATGCGCCGCTGCTGGCGGAAATGCTGACGTTCCAGATCATCGTCGCGGCCGCGTCTCTGCCGCTGGTGCTGAGCGCGCTGAAGATGGTGGTGCCGTAA
- a CDS encoding dihydroorotase, whose translation MTEPHPLLLANARVIDPSRGADFRGDVLLASGVIKDAAFGIAAAGVPDGAEVVDCKGAVVAPGLVDMRAFIGEPGAEHRETLASASHAAAAGGVTTIVCQPDTDPVVDDPAIVDFILRRARDTAVVRIHPMAALTKGLKGEEMTEIGLLQAAGAVAFTDGARSIASAQGLRRMLTYARDFDALIVHHTEDATMSGGAMNEGLFASRLGLPGIPKAAETIVLERDLRLVDGVRGRYHAASITCRESLEVLARAKEAGLAVTGSVSINHLSFNELDVGQYRTFFKVSPPLRAEDDRVALIQALSSGLIDVVVSDHNPQDVEMKRLPFSEAEPGAIGLETLLSAALRLVHAGDVDLVNVLRALSTRPAELLGLKGGTLKAGSPADVIVLDPEMPWVLDPANLKSRSRNTPFDGARLQGRVLRTIVAGRTVYEYV comes from the coding sequence GTGACTGAGCCGCATCCGCTTCTTCTCGCCAACGCCCGCGTCATCGATCCCTCGCGCGGCGCCGATTTCCGCGGCGACGTGTTGCTCGCCAGCGGCGTCATCAAGGACGCCGCCTTCGGCATCGCCGCCGCCGGCGTGCCGGATGGCGCCGAGGTCGTGGACTGCAAGGGCGCTGTGGTCGCGCCCGGCCTCGTGGACATGCGTGCCTTCATCGGCGAGCCCGGTGCCGAGCATCGCGAGACGCTGGCCTCCGCCAGCCACGCGGCGGCAGCGGGCGGCGTGACCACCATCGTCTGCCAGCCGGACACCGATCCGGTGGTGGACGATCCGGCGATCGTGGACTTCATCCTGCGCCGCGCCCGCGATACAGCCGTGGTGCGCATCCACCCCATGGCGGCCCTCACCAAGGGCCTCAAGGGCGAGGAGATGACCGAGATCGGCCTGCTGCAGGCCGCCGGCGCCGTCGCCTTCACCGATGGCGCGCGCTCCATTGCGTCCGCGCAGGGGCTGCGCCGCATGCTCACCTATGCGCGCGACTTCGACGCCCTCATTGTCCACCACACCGAGGACGCCACCATGTCGGGCGGCGCCATGAACGAGGGGCTGTTCGCCTCCCGTCTCGGCCTGCCGGGCATTCCGAAGGCGGCGGAGACCATCGTCCTGGAGCGCGACCTGCGCCTCGTGGATGGGGTGCGGGGGCGCTATCACGCCGCCTCCATCACCTGCCGCGAATCGCTGGAGGTTCTGGCGCGGGCGAAGGAGGCGGGTCTCGCCGTCACCGGCTCGGTGTCCATCAACCACCTCTCCTTCAACGAACTGGACGTCGGCCAGTACCGCACCTTCTTCAAGGTGTCGCCGCCGCTCCGGGCGGAGGACGACCGGGTGGCGCTCATCCAGGCGCTGTCCTCCGGCCTCATCGACGTGGTGGTGTCCGACCACAATCCGCAGGACGTGGAGATGAAGCGCCTGCCGTTCTCGGAGGCCGAGCCCGGCGCCATCGGTCTCGAAACCCTGCTGAGCGCCGCCCTGCGGCTGGTGCATGCGGGCGATGTGGACCTCGTGAACGTGCTGCGCGCGCTCTCCACCCGGCCGGCGGAATTGCTCGGCCTGAAGGGCGGCACGCTGAAGGCAGGCAGCCCGGCGGACGTGATCGTGCTCGATCCGGAGATGCCCTGGGTGCTCGATCCGGCGAACCTCAAGTCGCGCTCGCGCAACACGCCGTTCGACGGCGCGCGGCTTCAGGGGCGGGTGCTGCGCACCATCGTTGCCGGCCGCACGGTGTACGAATACGTTTGA
- a CDS encoding aspartate carbamoyltransferase catalytic subunit, producing MITAPFFTLDRRDLLGIEGLSAPEIVGLLDLAEEFVVLNRQIEKKRSTLRGRTQVNLFFEASTRTQSSFELAGKRLGADVMNMSVGNSSVKKGETLIDTAMTLNAMRPDILVVRHHASGAVALLARKVDCCVVNAGDGAHEHPTQALLDALTIRRNKGRIEGLTVAVCGDVLHSRVARSNILLLHTLGARVRVVAPSTLLPTGIENFGVEVHRSMESGLEGADIVMMLRLQRERMAGSFIPSVKEYFHYYGLDEAKLKRAKPDALVMHPGPMNRGVEIDSAVADGAQSLIREQVEMGVAVRMAVLDALARKLPNATGAERD from the coding sequence ATGATCACAGCCCCATTCTTCACCCTCGATCGCCGCGACCTCCTCGGCATCGAAGGCCTTTCCGCGCCGGAAATCGTCGGCCTCCTAGACCTGGCTGAGGAATTCGTCGTCCTCAACCGGCAGATCGAGAAAAAGCGTTCGACCTTGCGGGGCCGCACGCAGGTGAACCTGTTCTTCGAGGCCTCCACCCGCACCCAGTCCTCCTTCGAGCTGGCGGGCAAGCGCCTCGGGGCCGACGTGATGAACATGTCGGTGGGCAATTCCTCGGTGAAGAAGGGCGAGACGCTCATCGACACCGCCATGACGCTGAACGCCATGCGCCCCGACATCCTGGTGGTGCGCCATCATGCGTCGGGCGCCGTGGCGCTGCTCGCCCGCAAGGTGGACTGCTGCGTGGTGAATGCCGGCGACGGCGCCCATGAGCATCCCACCCAGGCGCTGCTCGACGCCCTCACCATCCGCCGCAACAAGGGGCGGATCGAGGGGCTGACGGTGGCGGTGTGCGGCGATGTCCTGCATTCGCGCGTCGCCCGCTCCAACATCCTGCTCCTGCACACGCTCGGCGCGCGGGTGCGGGTGGTGGCGCCGTCTACGCTGCTGCCCACCGGCATCGAGAATTTCGGCGTCGAGGTGCACCGCTCCATGGAGAGCGGTCTCGAAGGGGCGGACATCGTGATGATGTTGCGGCTCCAGCGCGAGCGCATGGCCGGCTCCTTCATCCCCTCGGTGAAGGAATATTTCCATTATTACGGCCTCGACGAAGCCAAGCTGAAACGGGCCAAGCCCGATGCGCTGGTGATGCATCCCGGCCCCATGAACCGGGGCGTCGAGATCGATTCGGCGGTGGCGGACGGTGCGCAGTCGCTGATCCGCGAGCAGGTGGAAATGGGCGTCGCCGTGCGCATGGCGGTGCTGGACGCTCTGGCGCGCAAGCTGCCCAACGCGACGGGAGCCGAACGTGACTGA
- the alaS gene encoding alanine--tRNA ligase, which translates to MSGVNEIRSSFIDYFVKNGHEAVASSPLVPRNDPTLMFTNAGMVQFKNVFTGVEKRPYSRAVTAQKCVRAGGKHNDLDNVGYTARHHTFFEMLGNFSFGDYFKDRAIELAWNLITKEWDLPKDRLLATVYYDDDVAYDLWKKVAGLPDSRIIRIPTSDNFWAMGDTGPCGPCSEIFFDHGDHIPGGPPGSPDEDGDRFIEIWNLVFMQYEQLPGERLNLPRPSIDTGMGLERISALLQGTHDNYETDLMRAIIAEVQELTNVPSNGPQKASHRVIADHLRSSVFLVADGVLPSNEGRGYVLRRIMRRAMRHAQLLGAREPLMHRLVPVLVREMGRAYPEIVRAEALATETLLLEETRFRRTLERGLSLLEEESAGLVSGARFPGEVAFKLYDTYGFPLDLTEDALRGRGIEVEREAFDAAMERQKAEARANWSGSGEAATDTVWFGVREREGATEFLGYDTETAEGAVRALVQEGKEVSELPAGARGFVVLNQTPFYGESGGQVGDSGLVSGEGVKACVLNTQKKLGDVFVHDVEVTEGTLKIGTPLALEVDHARRSAVRANHSATHLLHEALRRVLGDHVAQKGSLVAPDRLRFDFSHPKPLTADELAQVEDIANTYVLRNEPVETRLMAVDDAVASGARALFGEKYGDEVRVVSMGTDSGNGAPFSVELCGGTHVKRTGDIGIVTVLADSGVAAGVRRLEALTATAARRHLNAASTALQTTAGTLKVSTAEVEARVAALVEERRKLERDLAEARKKLAMGGGGESGPAVIEVNGTRYLRIAISGADPKDLKAIVDEGKTKIGSGVVAVANTAADGKGALVVGVTADLAGKFDAQKLVRIGVEVLGGKGGGGRPDMAQGGGPDGAKADAALAAIESALGA; encoded by the coding sequence CTCCCCGCTGGTGCCGCGCAACGACCCGACCTTGATGTTCACCAATGCCGGCATGGTGCAGTTCAAGAACGTCTTCACCGGCGTCGAGAAGCGGCCCTATTCCCGCGCCGTGACCGCGCAGAAGTGCGTGCGCGCCGGCGGCAAGCACAACGATCTCGATAATGTCGGCTACACCGCCCGGCATCATACCTTCTTCGAGATGCTCGGGAATTTCTCCTTCGGCGACTATTTCAAGGACCGGGCCATCGAGCTTGCCTGGAACCTGATCACCAAGGAGTGGGATCTTCCCAAGGACCGGCTGCTCGCCACCGTCTATTATGACGACGACGTCGCCTACGACCTGTGGAAGAAGGTCGCCGGCCTGCCGGACAGCCGCATCATCCGCATCCCCACCTCGGACAATTTCTGGGCCATGGGCGACACCGGCCCGTGCGGCCCGTGCTCGGAAATCTTCTTCGATCACGGCGACCACATTCCCGGCGGCCCCCCCGGCTCGCCGGACGAGGACGGCGACCGCTTCATCGAGATCTGGAATCTCGTGTTCATGCAGTATGAGCAGCTCCCCGGCGAGCGGCTCAACCTGCCCCGGCCGTCCATCGACACCGGCATGGGCCTCGAGCGCATCTCCGCGCTTCTGCAGGGCACGCACGACAATTACGAGACCGACCTCATGCGGGCGATCATCGCCGAGGTCCAGGAACTCACCAACGTGCCGTCCAACGGCCCGCAGAAGGCGAGCCACCGGGTCATCGCCGATCATCTGCGTTCGTCCGTCTTCCTCGTCGCCGACGGCGTGCTGCCCTCCAATGAAGGTCGCGGCTACGTCCTGCGTCGCATCATGCGCCGCGCCATGCGCCATGCGCAGCTCCTCGGCGCGCGCGAGCCGCTGATGCACCGCCTCGTGCCCGTTCTGGTGCGCGAGATGGGCCGCGCCTATCCGGAGATCGTCCGCGCCGAGGCGCTGGCCACCGAGACGCTGCTGCTTGAGGAAACCCGCTTCCGCCGCACGCTGGAGCGCGGCCTCTCGCTGCTGGAGGAGGAGAGCGCGGGCCTTGTCTCCGGTGCCCGCTTCCCCGGCGAGGTCGCCTTCAAGCTCTATGACACCTACGGCTTCCCGCTCGATCTGACCGAGGACGCGCTGCGCGGCCGCGGCATCGAGGTGGAGCGCGAGGCGTTCGACGCCGCCATGGAACGCCAGAAGGCCGAGGCCCGCGCCAACTGGTCGGGTTCGGGCGAAGCGGCCACCGACACCGTGTGGTTCGGCGTGCGCGAGCGCGAGGGCGCGACCGAGTTCCTCGGCTATGACACCGAGACCGCCGAAGGCGCCGTGCGCGCGCTGGTGCAGGAGGGCAAGGAAGTCTCCGAGCTGCCCGCCGGCGCCCGCGGCTTCGTGGTGCTGAACCAGACCCCCTTCTATGGCGAATCCGGCGGTCAGGTGGGCGACAGCGGCCTCGTCTCCGGCGAAGGCGTGAAGGCGTGCGTCCTCAATACCCAGAAGAAGCTCGGCGACGTCTTCGTGCATGACGTGGAGGTCACCGAAGGCACGCTGAAGATCGGCACGCCGCTCGCCCTCGAAGTGGACCACGCACGCCGCTCGGCCGTGCGCGCCAACCACTCCGCCACCCATCTGCTGCATGAGGCGCTGCGCCGCGTGCTCGGCGACCACGTGGCCCAGAAGGGCTCGCTGGTGGCCCCGGACCGGCTGCGCTTCGACTTCAGCCACCCGAAGCCCCTCACGGCCGACGAACTGGCGCAGGTGGAGGACATCGCCAACACCTATGTGCTGCGCAACGAGCCGGTCGAAACCCGCCTGATGGCGGTGGACGATGCCGTGGCCTCGGGCGCCCGCGCGCTGTTCGGCGAGAAGTACGGCGATGAGGTGCGCGTGGTGTCCATGGGCACCGATTCCGGCAACGGCGCCCCCTTCTCGGTGGAGCTGTGCGGCGGCACCCATGTGAAGCGCACGGGTGACATCGGCATCGTTACGGTCCTGGCCGACAGCGGCGTCGCCGCGGGCGTGCGCCGCCTCGAGGCGCTCACCGCCACGGCGGCCCGGCGCCACCTCAATGCCGCGAGCACGGCCCTCCAGACCACGGCGGGCACGCTCAAGGTCTCCACCGCCGAAGTGGAAGCCCGCGTTGCCGCGCTGGTGGAAGAGCGCCGCAAGCTGGAGCGCGATCTCGCCGAGGCGCGCAAGAAGCTCGCCATGGGCGGCGGCGGCGAATCGGGTCCGGCGGTCATCGAGGTGAATGGCACGCGCTATCTGCGCATCGCCATCTCGGGCGCCGATCCGAAGGATCTCAAGGCCATCGTGGACGAGGGCAAGACCAAGATCGGCTCCGGCGTCGTGGCGGTGGCCAACACGGCTGCCGATGGCAAGGGCGCGCTGGTCGTCGGCGTCACCGCCGATCTCGCGGGCAAGTTCGACGCGCAGAAGCTTGTGCGCATCGGCGTCGAGGTGCTGGGCGGCAAGGGCGGCGGCGGCCGTCCGGACATGGCGCAGGGCGGTGGCCCCGACGGCGCCAAGGCCGACGCTGCGCTCGCCGCCATCGAGAGCGCCCTCGGCGCCTGA